One region of Purpureocillium takamizusanense chromosome 4, complete sequence genomic DNA includes:
- a CDS encoding Formaldehyde transketolase (COG:G~EggNog:ENOG503NX4E) yields MGPTGVNAESQDGLIDVKKDINRFSKEHDKVIDLVLRQFRCLIADLCQQFNGGHPGSAMGMAAIGIALWKYAMKYSPRNPDFFNRDRFVLSNGHTCLFQYTFLHLTGYPATTLDQLKSYHSSRSDSLCPGHPEIEHPGIEVTTGPLGQGLANAVGLAMATKNLAATYNRPESGLSLVDNTTWCMIGDACLQEGVALEAIQLAGHWRLNNLVVIYDNNQITCDGSVDLCNTEDVDAKMRACGWDVLNVEDGCYDVEGIVNALLTAKASAKKPTFINVRTVIGIGSKVAGDAKAHGAAYGAEDVRSIKQAFGMNPDEHFVLHDEVYGFFREMIPRGEELERDWEKMVTEYAKEYPDLHAEFMARVEGRFTQDWTTLIPRKEDFPTSPTPTRKSSGLVCNPLAESLPSFMVGTADLSPSVNMIWKGKVDFQHPGLQTSCGINGDYAGRYIHWGVREHAMASISNGLAAFNKGTFLPVTSSFFMFYIYAAPGVRMGALQRLQAIHIATHDSIGTGEDGPTHQPIELAVLYRAMPNVLYIRPCDSEEVAGAYTAALGARDTPSIISLSRQAVEQYPQHSSRDGVQRGAYIFIEEDETNGGADVTLIGVGAEMCFAVKTREVLRQRFGIRARVVSFPCQRLFDAQPVEYKRQTLQYRSNAPRVVIEAYAVNGWERYADAGFTMSTFGKSLPGKDAYKCFGFDEDVIAPEVAKLVELVRRDGVESLRGEFRDLNPVRHPH; encoded by the exons ATGGGGCCCACTGGCGTGAATGCGGAGTCGCAGGACGGCCTCATAGATGTCAAGAAAGATATCAACCGATTCAGCAAGGAGCATGACAAGGTGATAGACTTGGTTCTGCGTCAGTTCCGGTGCCTCATTGCCGACCTGTGCCAGCAGTTCAATGGCGGTCACCCCGG GAgcgccatgggcatggcggccatTGGCATTGCCCTCTGGAAATACGCCATGAAGTACTCTCCCCGCAACCCCGACTTCTTCAACCGCGATCGTTTCGTACTCTCCAACGGCCACACGTGCCTCTTCCAATACACATTCCTGCACCTCACCGGCTACCCGGCCACGACcctcgaccagctcaagTCGTACCACTCTTCCCGCAGCGACTCACTCTGCCCCGGCCACCCGGAGATTGAGCACCCGGGTATCGAGGTCACGACGGGACCCCTTGGCCAGGGTCTCGCGAACGCGGTCGGtctggccatggcgacgaagaATCTCGCCGCTACGTACAACCGGCCGGAGTCGGGACTTAGCCTCGTCGACAATACGACATGGTGCATGATTGGCGATGCGTGTCTGCAGGAGGGCGTCGCTCTCGAGGCGATCCAACTTGCTGGCCATTGGAGGCTGAATAACCTTGTTGTCATCTACGATAATAACCAGATTACCTGCGACGGGAGCGTCGATCTGTGCAACACAGAGGACGTGGATGCGAAAATGCGGGCATGTGGATGGGACGTACTCAACGTTGAAGATGGATGCTACGATGTCGAAGGTATCGTCAACGCGCTGCTCACGGCCAAGGCCTCGGCGAAGAAGCCTACTTTCATCAACGTTCGCACAGTAATTGGCATTGGGAGCAAGGTCGCGGGTGACGCCAAAGCCCACGGCGCGGCGTACGGAGCAGAAGACGTCAGGAGCATCAAGCAGGCCTTTGGCATGAACCCGGACGAGCACTTTGTCCTTCACGACGAAGTGTATGGCTTCTTCCGCGAGATGATACCAAGGGGCGAGGAACTGGAACGGGATTGGGAAAAAATGGTTACAGAATACGCCAAGGAATATCCGGATCTTCACGCCGAGTTCATGGCGAGAGTGGAGGGGCGCTTCACGCAAGACTGGACAACGCTCATCCCGCGCAAGGAGGACTTCCCTACATCGCCGACACCAACACGAAAGTCGTCTGGCCTCGTGTGCAATCCCCTTGCGGAGAGCCTGCCCAGCTTCATGGTCGGAACAGCGGATCTGTCGCCCTCTGTCAATATGATTTGGAAAGGCAAGGTCGACTTTCAGCAT CCCGGCCTGCAAACATCTTGCGGCATCAATGGCGACTATGCTGGCAGATATATACACTGGGGAGTTCGCGAACATGCCATGGCGTCCATCTCCAACGGCTTAGCTGCCTTTAACAAAGGCACCTTTCTGCCCGTTACATCCAGCTTCTTCATGTTCTACATC TACGCCGCCCCAGGCGTTCGCATGGGCGCCCTCCAACGCCTCCAAGCCATCCACATAGCGACGCACGACTCCATCGGCACCGGCGAAGACGGGCCGACACACCAACCCATTGAGCTCGCCGTGCTCTATCGCGCCATGCCCAACGTACTTTACATCCGCCCCTGTGACTCGGAagaggtcgccggcgcgtATAcagccgccctcggcgctcGGGACACGCCGTCCATCatctccctctcccgccaGGCCGTGGAACAGTACCCGCAGCACTCGAGCCGCGACGgcgtgcagcgcggcgcctACATCTTCATCGAAGAGGACGAgaccaacggcggcgcagacgtgACTctcatcggcgtcggcgcggaaATGTGCTTCGCCGTCAAGACGCGGGAGGTGCTCCGCCAAAGATTCGGCATCAGGGCACGCGTCGTATCGTTCCCGTGCCAGCGCCTCTTCGACGCCCAGCCCGTCGAGTACAAGCGCCAGACGCTGCAGTACAGGAGCAACGCACCGCGGGTCGTCATCGAGGCGTACGCCGTCAACGGGTGGGAGCGCTATGCCGACGCGGGGTTCACGATGTCGACGTTTGGAAAGAGTCTGCCTGGCAAGGATGCGTACAAGTGCTttggcttcgacgaggacgttATTGCGCCCGAAGTGGCGAAACTGGTAGAGCTCGTGAGGAGAGACGGGGTGGAAAGCTTGCGAGGAGAGTTTCGCGACCTGAACCCTGTGCGACACCCCCATTGA
- the RHO2 gene encoding Rho GTPase (COG:S~EggNog:ENOG503NVG7) — translation MASANPQNVIRRKLVIIGDGACGKTSLLSVFTLGYFPTHYIPTVFENYVTDCRVDGKSVQLALWDTAGQEDYERLRPLAYSKAHVILIGFSIDTPDSLDNVKHKWIEEAMRLCTGVPIILVGLKKDLREDPVAVEEMRKKSLRFITPHDGEVAAREVGAKRYLECSSLSGEGVDDVFEAATRAALLTFEKGEGSGCCVVL, via the exons ATGGCGAGCGCGAATCCCCAGAATGTCATCCGCAG GAAACTGGTCATAATCGGAGACGGTGCCTGCGGCAAGACGAGTCTGCTGAGCGTCTTCACCCTCGGCTATTTCCCAACA CATTAC ATCCCCACAGTCTTTGAGAACTACGTGACCGACTGCAGAGTAGACGGCAAGTCCGTACAGCTGGCTCTCTGGGATACAGCCGGCCAGGAAGACTATGAACGATTACGACCCCTCGCGTACTCCAAGGCGCACGTAATCTTAATAGGCTTCTCAATTGACACGCCCGATTCCCTGGACAATGTCAAGCACAAG TGGATCGAGGAGGCAATGCGCCTGTGCACTGGGGTGCCCATCATTCTCGTGGGACTGAAAAAGGACCTTCGCGAAGACCCTGTCGCCGTTGAAGAGATGCGGAAGAAGTCCTTGCGATTCATCACAccccacgacggcgaggtaGCAGCCCGTGAGGTCGGTGCCAAGAGATACCTCGAGTGCTCGAGTCTCAGCGGCGAGGGTGTCGATGACGTCTTCGAGGCcgccacgcgcgccgccttgtTGACTTTTGAAAAAGGGGAGGGGtctggctgctgcgtcgtccTATAG
- a CDS encoding uncharacterized protein (SECRETED:SignalP(1-22~SECRETED:cutsite=ALA-AP~SECRETED:prob=0.6273)~TransMembrane:1 (n5-16c22/23o139-162i)~EggNog:ENOG503P8UN) gives MRSQLLSKAVAAAMLFSASALAAPHPAAEPAEAAAAAHPAAAAITPAPVGAFDINFLLGRADDATTSAASNQKLSGTLCFTTSTTTTTSCPLTTSGKHVLTQTCFPTAVAASECSPGLMCTIGAGNEDICMRKHDSLDIGGIIVAIVFAVLITLGLGALTFLCCRDRREQKRIAAKAEAVALARAATKKKRAQEQRTPLMQQQQQQHQAGGLGSGRGSPNPFNDAAH, from the coding sequence ATGCGGTCACAACTCCTCTccaaggccgtcgcggccgccatgcTCTTCAGCGCgtccgccctcgccgctccacaccccgccgccgagcccgccgaagccgccgccgccgcacatccagccgccgcggccatcacgcccgcgcccgtcggcgccttcgACATCAACTtcctcctcgggcgcgccgacgacgccaccacgtccgccgccagcaaccAGAAGCTCAGCGGCACGCTCTGCTtcaccacctcgacgacgacgacgacgtcgtgccCGCTCACCACGTCGGGCAAGCACGTGCTGACGCAGACGTGCTTCCccacggccgtggccgcgtcCGAGTGCAGCCCGGGCCTCATGTgcaccatcggcgccggcaacgagGACATTTGCATGCGCAAGCACGACTCCCTCGACAttggcggcatcatcgtcgccatcgtcttcgccgtcctcatcaccctcggcctcggcgccctcaccTTCCTCTGctgccgcgaccgccgcgagCAGAAGCGCATCGCCGCAAAGGCggaggccgtcgccctcgcccgcgccgcgacgaagaagaagcgcgcgcaGGAGCAGCGCACCCCGctcatgcagcagcagcagcagcagcaccaggcgGGCGGTCTGGGCTCCGGCCGCGGGAGCCCCAACCCCTTTAACGACGCGGCTCACTAA
- the NST1 gene encoding Stress response protein nst1 (COG:Z~EggNog:ENOG503NU72) — MPASKQTPAAPTPASPRSSTSKYTNKDGSKFIYVPKGTSPSDSSLPSTPTRANHHPSAPSPPPPPPVDSPAPVVNRKKQKRRQKAAAKAAAEQAANGHPSPAPPAHQSSDAPVADDQEDAVPSEDEVDFGGPSADPSYPTTNGNSASAGKSKKNKKKKKKQNAAESPLPTALEPRPSQPVATRGPGMSRDKIWSTSNHEERERIKEFWLGLGEDERKSLVKVEKDAVLKKMKEQQKHTCSCTVCGRKRTAIEEELEGLYDAYYLELEQFANQGEGPPLMASTTHDFPIQTSRRLPSGYAAQQPPSRGRIVEHVGDDDEDELEEVYSEDEVEDDEYSDDEPPEEYHNTHERDVADFLTFGNSLQVKGTQLLDILLSAYGNMDLGGILTVADDLLKNDGKRFIEMMEQLAERRMAREEDAREHFTRGVYGHPNGSYSNPHSHPPPEEEDYEDEEDEEDDYEDSQDEEYEDEEVYSNPSEMPPRFHTECCCQDPMTEEQRMEEGRRMFQIFAARMFEQRVLSAYKEKVAKERQQKLLEELEEESRQVEDQKAKKAKNAQKKKDKAAQKKQALAEEKARKEAERAAEEAARLEAEQKKLAEQKQKAEERRKQKEAQRKAEEDARLRREAERQRRIHEQREKQAEQERKAREAKDREKRLKEEQRLRDKEAREQREREAQERKEKQDRDKREKEARAARAQREAQEATEAREKARDEKGHKAQPTKRGQQHAAPVPAALPQLSTTNSTGFASPKIPVATPAIPKAPTPIRPRTVSQQPEPAPQSSTTTSQAPGPGQAQSPHSVTPNHASPGPIGQDRKVSGGNAIAMQHPAQPTSPQSSQSRPPSHTPPYQVPPMAMQPPPGLAHQRPPGFSSPMGHEPMFQLPYRPGPNMMVPPPGINGPAGRGFPPMHMPPPGFPLGASDQYPMPHGFPVPKDVPPLAHTRQGSTGYDGMALPAQPIGRPAPAPIGRPGSVSHGQARDEEEDAKQHLGSRALLGDDDTLPSTDLSLGSIRHPPPGLRGFASNSFVDSGFSVSHSPWGLPSAAAQAFPPPGFGNAAWGSPTMPTGFNVGSPAGLGSTRPAQSRHAALRLLLCQACQALGSTSSADGDGFIDVGTIKSQIESQSGDASIMEQELLNLCDTEGNSSNGGGTFETRRDTGSQGKHGIRWVPDLNNGLNAPHRAVGAPGEIGSPLVGQASLWSM; from the coding sequence ATGCCGGCCTCCAAACAGACCCCGGCCGCTCCTacgccggcatcgcctcgcagcagcacctcaaAGTACACCAATAAGGATGGCTCCAAGTTCATCTACGTCCCCAAGGGAACCTCGCCCTCGGACTCGTCCCTGCCCTCGACCCCGACCCGGGCAAACCACCACCCGTCTgccccctctccgccgccgccgccgcccgtcgactcTCCTGCCCCGGTCGTGAACcgcaagaagcagaagcgcCGCCAAAAGGCCGCcgcaaaggccgccgccgagcaggcggccAATGGCCACCCGAGCCCCGCACCGCCAGCTCATCAATCGTCTGATgctcccgtcgccgacgaccaaGAAGACGCCGTCcccagcgaggacgaggtcgattTTGGTGGTCCTTCTGCCGACCCCTCCTACCCGACGACCAATGGCAACTCGGCGTCCGCTGGCAAGTccaagaagaacaagaagaaaaagaagaagcagaacgCCGCCGAGTCACCCCTGCCCACGGCCCTGGAAcccaggcccagccagcctgtCGCTACGCGCGGGCCTGGAATGTCTCGAGATAAGATATGGAGCACGAGCAACCacgaggagcgggagcgcaTCAAGGAGTTCTGGCTTGGTctcggcgaagacgagcgtAAGTCGCTTGTAAAGGTCGAGAAGGATGCCGTCCTCAAGAAGATGAAGGAGCAGCAAAAGCATACTTGCAGCTGCACCGTGTGCGGCCGTAAAAGGACTGCTATCGAGGAGGAGCTAGAAGGCCTCTACGACGCCTACTATCTCGAACTCGAGCAGTTTGCCAATCAAGGCGAAGGACCCCCACTCATGGCCTCAACCACGCACGACTTCCCCATCCAAACCTCACGCCGCCTCCCATCGGGATATGCCGCCCAGCAaccgccgtcgcgcggcagGATAGTCGagcatgtcggcgacgatgacgaggacgagctcgaggaggtctATAGCGAGGACGAagtcgaagacgacgagtacagcgacgacgagcctcCCGAAGAATACCACAACACACACGAACGAGACGTAGCCGATTTCTTGACTTTTGGCAACAGCCTGCAAGTCAAGGGTACGCAGCTCCTTGACATTCTTCTCAGCGCATATGGTAACATGGACTTAGGCGGCATTCTCACCGTGGCGGATGACCTCCTTAAGAACGACGGTAAGCGCTTCATCGAGATGATGGAGCAGCTCGCTGAGCGTCGCATGGCGCGAGAGGAGGACGCCCGCGAGCACTTCACCCGCGGCGTCTATGGTCATCCCAACGGCTCATACTCCAATCCTCATAGTCACCCTCCTCCGGAAGAAGAAGACtacgaggatgaagaggacgaggaagacgactATGAGGACAGCCAAGACGAGGAGtatgaggacgaagaggtATACTCAAACCCTTCTGAAATGCCGCCGAGGTTCCATACTGAATGCTGCTGCCAGGACCCCATGACCGAGGAGCAACGCATGGAGGAGGGTCGCCGAATGTTCCAGATTTTTGCGGCTCGCATGTTCGAACAACGCGTGCTGTCCGCTTACAAGGAAAAGGTAGCCAAGGAACGCCAGCAGAAGCTGCTAGAGGAactcgaggaggagagtcgccaggtcgaggaccaaaaggccaagaaggccaagaacGCCCAGAAAAAGAAGGACAAGGCGGCTCAGAAGAAacaggccctcgccgaggagaaggcccggaaggaggccgagcgggccgccgaggaggccgcgcgactcgaggccgagcagaagaagctggccgagcagAAGCAAAAGGCTGAAGAGCGGCGGAAGCAGAAGGAGGCCCAACGCAAAGCCGAAGAGGACGCGCGACTGAGGAGGGAGGCCGAACGGCAGCGACGAATCCACGAGCAGCGAGAGAAGCAagccgagcaggagcgcaaggcccgcgaggccaaggatCGCGAGAAGCGgctcaaggaggagcagcgcttGAGGGACAAGGAGGCGCGAGAACAgcgggagcgcgaggcgcaagagcgcaaggagaagcaggacCGCGACAAGCGGGAAAAGGAggcacgggcggcaagggctcAGAGGGAAGCCCAAGAGGCGACCGAAGCTCGCGAGAAGGCCAGGGACGAGAAGGGGCACAAGGCACAGCCGACGAAACGCGGGCAGCAACACGCCGCCCCGGTGCCGGCCGCCCTTCCCCAGCTTTCCACCACGAACTCAACGGGCTTTGCCTCTCCGAAGATTCCCGTCGCTACCCCGGCCATCCCCAAGGCTCCGACACCGATCCGGCCGCGGACCGTGTCGCAGCAGCCGGAGCCGGCACCGCAGagctcgacaacgacgagccAGGCGCCTGGACCGGGTCAAGCTCAGTCACCTCATTCAGTCACTCCCAACCACGCCAGTCCAGGACCGATCGGACAAGATCGAAAAGTAAGCGGGGGCAATGCTATCGCCATGCAGCATCCCGCGCAGCCCACGTCGCCGCAAAGCTCGCAATCCCGGCCGCCCAGTCACACTCCGCCATACCAAGTCCCCCCGATGGCGATGCAACCGCCCCCGGGCCTCGCACACCAACGACCACCTGGATTCTCCAGCCCCATGGGGCATGAGCCCATGTTCCAGTTGCCGTACCGCCCCGGCCCAAACATGATGGTACCGCCGCCTGGCATCAACGGCCCGGCGGGTCGCGGATTCCCGCCCATGCATATGCCGCCCCCTGGATTCCCTCTTGGTGCCAGCGACCAATACCCAATGCCACACGGATTTCCGGTGCCCAAGGACGTCCCGCCTCTGGCTCACACGCGGCAGGGCTCGACGGGTTACGACGGCATGGCTCTGCCCGCGCAGCCCATAGGACGCCCGGCCCCTGCTCCCATAGGCAGACCGGGTAGTGTGAGTCACGGACAGGCACgggatgaggaggaagacgccAAGCAGCATCTCGGCAgccgcgcgctgctgggcgacgacgacacttTGCCCTCAACCGATCTCAGTTTGGGCAGCATACGCCATCCACCACCTGGCCTTCGCGGCTTCGCTTCAAACTCGTTTGTCGATTCGGGATTCTCTGTGTCGCATAGCCCCTGGGGCCTGCcttcggcagcggcacagGCGTTCCCGCCCCCTGGCTTTGGAAACGCGGCATGGGGCTCGCCAACGATGCCTACTGGATTCAACGTCGGATCGCCTGCCGGGCTCGGCTCCACCCGCCCGGCTCAGTCGCGGCACGCGGCtctgcgcctgctgctctGCCAAGCTTGTCAAGCACTGGGCAGCACGAGCAGTGCTGACGGAGACGGGTTCATCGATGTGGGCACCATCAAATCGCAGATCGAGTCCCAGTCGGGCGACGCCAGCATCATggagcaggagctgctgAACCTGTGCGACACCGAGGGCAACAGCTCCAACGGTGGCGGCACGTTCGAGACGCGGCGAGATACGGGCAGCCAGGGGAAGCACGGGATCCGGTGGGTGCCGGATCTCAACAACGGCCTCAACGCACCTCACCGCGCGGTTGGGGCCCCTGGGGAGATCGGCAGCCCGCTCGTGGGTCAGGCGTCGTTGTGGAGCATGTAG
- a CDS encoding uncharacterized protein (COG:S~EggNog:ENOG503P4EX), producing MQPTGTVQPSVMEQSWRQYVSAHGLEPAVVGSDESEQIRYAAIQERLAQAEEQRKEDEDALLRHHRLLSRWQSGGKGADIGSYMPRLRRIARAAEGIETSRDLRQEAAQRHESLQEYCEREWPRFYRKTRVRIGHGLESVEAVVSTSQYNAAYYGSHQGGDYIFRHVPEVLEDDGQAISWSSDLAKVRFAAAIGENEADVERSFVYCGQVPRPLREYLKRLHVVVLEVMQILSGISSVFSEISDDASMAPTMVFRPDRQLSGPMLADFCSSWSHALHTANPVTVEWARTKLRDGPRVLEFAQLLHRIRTAGLPEATGSMWPLIVTLEKATGRTFFEMIDAADLEAARKAKRLLLHEKRFEHMFLYQTREDENTMDIHKFYTDDVYRDAPNHPDRVYTRLDVREALEVAEGLCHDIELDDRVADLTESDASDPEDTEQALSDSEPFDVGLDRLLHPRRKESSVHVEDHRERRPSKRRREKTLSRETPVSKKKRKRRETRSPPVPGVATPDSNNADTGTSD from the exons ATGCAGCCTAC AGGCACCGTCCAGCCGTCGGTGATGGAGCAGTCGTGGAGGCAATACGTCTCTGCGCACGGCCTGGAGCCTGCGGTGGTTGGCAGCGACGAATCGGAGCAGATCCGATACGCTGCCATTCAGGAGCGCCTTGCTCAGGCTGAAGAGCAGCGgaaggaggatgaggacgccCTTCTTCGGCACCACAGATTGCTGTCACGATGGcagagcggcggcaagggaGCCGACATTGGGTCATATATGCCCAGGCTCCGACGCAtcgccagggccgccgagggcatcgagaCGAGCCGAGACTTGCGACAGGAGGCCGCGCAGCGACACGAGTCGTTGCAGGAGTACTGTGAGCGGGAGTGGCCCCGGTTTTACCGCAAGACCAGGGTCCGCAtcggccacggcctcgagTCGGTCGAAGCAGTCGTCTCCACGTCACAGTACAATGCGGCGTACTATGGCAGCCACCAAGGAGGGGACTACATCTTCCGCCATGTGCCCGAGGTGCTAGAGGATGACGGGCAGGCGATATCCTGGTCCAGTGATCTTGCAAAGGTGCGCTTCGCAGCCGCCATCGGTGAGAACGAAGCCGATGTGGAACGGTCCTTTGTGTACTGCGGCCAGGTGCCTCGACCCTTGCGCGAGTACCTCAAGCGCCTGCACGTGGTGGTCCTGGAGGTGATGCAGATTCTGAGCGGCATCTCCAGCGTGTTTTCAGAGATCTCAGACGACGCCTCCATGGCTCCGACGATGGTCTTCCGGCCCGACAGGCAACTCTCTGGCCCAATGCTCGCCGACTTTTGCTCATCGTGGAGCCACGCGCTTCACACGGCCAACCCAGTCACTGTTGAGTGGGCCAGGACCAAGCTCCGCGACGGTCCGAGAGTCCTCGAGTTTGCGCAGCTCCTGCACAGGATACGTACCGCCGGGCTGCCCGAGGCTACAGGCTCCATGTGGCCATTGATTGTGACTCTGGAAAAGGCCACCGGCCGGACCTTCTTCGAGATGATCGACGCGGCGGATCTCGAAGCGGCGCGCAAAGCAAAGAGGCTGCTCCTGCACGAGAAGAGGTTTGAGCATATGTTCCTGTATCAGACTCGTGAGGATGAAAACACAATG GATATCCACAAGTTTTACACTGACGACGTCTACCGCGACGCCCCCAACCACCCCGACCGCGTCTACACTCGCCTAGACGTCCGCGAAGCCTTGGAGGTTGCTGAAGGTCTCTGCCACGACAttgagctcgacgacagAGTCGCGGACCTGACAGAGTCAGACGCCTCCGACCCCGAAGACACGGAGCAGGCCCTCTCCGACTCTGAGCCGTTCGACGTCGGTCTCGATAGACTGCTGCATCCTCGGCGGAAAGAGTCCTCCGTGCACGTTGAGGATCACCGCGAACGCCGCCCTTCGAAGCGAAGACGCGAGAAAACTCTCTCACGCGAGACTCCCGTatcgaagaagaagcggaaACGGCGCGAAACGCGGTCGCCGCCAGTCCCAGGAGTCGCGACGCCTGATTCGAACAACGCGGACACGGGTACAAGCGACTAG
- a CDS encoding uncharacterized protein (COG:S~EggNog:ENOG503P4EX), with protein sequence MASLFSLRGLFARRAAAPTAQPTTCTSATRLFSTTPSVAARAPPKSVSKGSSSSGAKSSSAGRPTRKNRGPTRSENHSRIKTLRQNMFSPAPPPLRMARLRYLRHWTIHRAWQLFRRQQHEALDRERHRMHAGMFNACEELRRTVGPEGRDEGYLFRVAMEKKGVYGIDGVPIEYARFQTDTPAKEAWNHDWKR encoded by the coding sequence ATGGCGTCTCTCTTCTCCCTCAGGGGGCTATtcgcccgccgtgccgcggcTCCCACCGCCCAGCCCACGACCTGCACATCCGCCACGCGCCTCTTCTCGACGACACCgtccgtcgcggcgcgcgcaccgccCAAGTCCGTGAGCAaaggtagcagcagcagcggcgccaagagcagcagcgccggcaggccCACGCGCAAGAACCGCGGGCCGACGCGGTCGGAGAACCACTCGCGCATCAAGACACTCCGACAGAACATGTTctcgcccgcaccgccgccgctgcgcatGGCGCGCCTCCGCTACCTGCGCCACTGGACCATTCACCGCGCGTGGCAGCTCTtccgccggcagcagcacgaggcGCTGGACCGGGAGCGCCACCGCATGCACGCGGGCATGTTCAATGCGtgcgaggagctgcgccgcaccgtcgggcccgagggccgcgacgaggggTACCTGTTTCGCGTGGccatggagaagaagggcgtctacggcatcgacggcgtgcCCATTGAGTATGCGCGCTTCCAGACGGATACGCCCGCAAAGGAGGCTTGGAACCACGACTGGAAGAGGTGA
- a CDS encoding uncharacterized protein (COG:O~EggNog:ENOG503NVK4), with protein MDKLQLSQDGAQRLARAGLHDSIVGCLVGSALGDAIGLYTEFLSGEMSTTAYPSRKFILSPASQATPFRRDSHRGPHQPGDWTDDTDHTMLLLLSCLHGDLKALDPKDLAARLHTWVQFGFLPLDTLPLGLGRTVGAIVRTKTYLDDPEGTARRHWVTTKYNAAPNGSLMRTHPLGLVCLDKSVEETFELAAAFSGVTHVDPRCVVSCAIGTALVRGLVLQEVRSEADIDSMVDTAINWYARYQERALQSDPERHDEPSLDTAELKRHIKVAYLEDLELDDSCKMGYVYKTLGSGLHLLRLAMRGTSNGTLTSRASTFEPLITDLIMLGGDADTNACFAGALLGAYLGYANLPAHWREGLRHGAWLMGKAEGLCQMLGVADGGYVGSADKETARDGGRGGMPSEADMERKVMVLQAWMAEQEQEAKRRVTKTEDKKWYKWKK; from the coding sequence ATGGACAAGCTGCAACTATCACAGGACGGTGCGCAACGGCTGGCAAGGGCGGGCCTCCACGACAGCATCGTCGGCTGCCTCGTCGGCtccgcgctgggcgacgccaTCGGTCTCTACACCGAGTTTCTATCCGGCGAAATGTCAACAACGGCGTATCCGTCGCGCAAGTTCATCCTGTCTCCCGCGTCGCAGGCGACGCCCTTCCGCAGGGACTCGCACCGAGGGCCGCACCAGCCGGGCGACTGGACCGATGACACCGACCACACgatgctgctcctgctctCGTGCTTGCACGGCGACCTCAAGGCGCTGGACCCCAAGGACCTTGCTGCAAGGCTGCACACGTGGGTGCAATTTGGCTTTCTCCCGCTCGACACGCTTCCGCTGGGCCTGGGACGCACGGTGGGCGCCATCGTGAGGACAAAGACGTATCTCGACGACCCAGAGGGTACTGCGCGGCGGCACTGGGTCACGACCAAGTATAATGCGGCACCGAACGGCAGTCTGATGCGGACGCATCCGTTGGGGCTGGTGTGTCTGGATAAGAGCGTCGAGGAGACATTTGAGCTTGCCGCCGCATTCTCAGGCGTGACGCACGTCGATCCTCGCTGCGTCGTCTCTTGTGCTATTGGCACCGCCCTCGTGCGTGGCCTGGTATTGCAGGAGGTGCGTTCCGAGGCAGACATTGACAGCATGGTTGACACGGCCATCAATTGGTACGCTAGGTATCAGGAGCGGGCGCTGCAGAGCGACCCAGAAAGGCACGACGAGCCGAGTCTCGACACTGCGGAGCTGAAAAGGCACATCAAGGTTGCATACCTCGAGGACTTGGAGCTGGACGACAGCTGCAAGATGGGCTACGTCTACAAGACGCTCGGCTCGGGCCTGcatctcctccgcctcgccatgCGCGGCACCTCGAACGGTACGCTCACGTCCCGCGCGTCGACGTTTGAGCCGCTCATCACGGACCTCATcatgctcggcggcgacgccgacacaAACGCCTGCTtcgccggcgcgctgctTGGCGCATACCTGGGCTATGCGAACCTCCCCGCCCACTGGCGCGAGGGgctgcggcacggcgcgTGGTTGATGGGCAAAGCGGAGGGCCTGTGCCAGATGCtaggcgtcgccgacggcggttATGTCGGATCGGCGGACAAGGAGACGGCgcgggacggcgggcgaggcggcatgCCGTCCGAGGCAGACATGGAGAGGAAAGTGATGGTGCTACAGGCGTGGATGGCGGAGCAGGAGCAAGAGGCGAAGAGGAGGGTTACCAAGACGGAGGACAAGAAGTGGTACAAGTGGAAGAAATGA